The following coding sequences lie in one Pseudomonas sp. B33.4 genomic window:
- a CDS encoding PLP-dependent aminotransferase family protein, which translates to MPDSPTLSMPFNPAGIELDRRQGLSRQLYQALRLRVLDGRLASGTRLPASRDLAAALGISRNSVVRAYDQLYAEGFIEGRVGDGTYVAQLMPVAAPSKKLSTKVSTGFSTGLPTALSTNWLDLPVIPSSKVIHSDGFSRIEKNHLARPPSGPPRAFRVGVPAFDLFPFEVWAKLNAAFWRKPDLEQLCYGDPSGDARLRAMIAAYLRSSRGMQCSPEQIVITSGAQQGISLCAQLLVEPGDGVAIENPGYRAAGHAFAVAGARLHGIAVDEEGMDCSALAATGNCRVAYVTPSHQYPTGVVMSLARRLELLAWAERSQGWIVEDDYDGEYRYTGAPLAPLAALDRQGRVLYVGTFGKVAFPALRLGYLVLPPALVDAFSQRRAVDVRHSEVSTQAVMAEFMAAGHFQRHIRRMRRAALSRRNTLLDGWPTAIPGVGDLPAVSAGLHLTVAVDSIEREQQLIATAAHVDVEINGLSSYWLPDSTTPLDQRAGLVLGFAAVPEPAIKAALTRLRQAWQV; encoded by the coding sequence ATGCCCGATTCGCCGACGTTGTCCATGCCGTTCAATCCCGCGGGTATCGAGCTAGACCGCCGTCAGGGCTTGAGTCGTCAGCTCTATCAGGCGTTGCGCTTGCGGGTGCTGGATGGGCGGCTGGCGAGTGGTACGCGGTTGCCGGCCAGTCGCGATCTGGCGGCGGCGTTGGGAATCTCCCGCAACAGCGTGGTGCGCGCCTACGATCAACTGTATGCCGAAGGCTTTATTGAAGGGCGGGTGGGGGATGGCACCTACGTCGCACAATTGATGCCCGTAGCAGCGCCGTCGAAAAAACTATCCACAAAAGTATCCACAGGGTTTTCAACAGGCTTACCCACAGCCTTATCCACAAATTGGCTGGATTTGCCTGTGATTCCATCCAGTAAAGTTATCCACAGCGATGGTTTTTCGCGCATCGAAAAGAACCATTTAGCCCGGCCACCGAGTGGCCCGCCGCGAGCATTCAGGGTGGGTGTTCCGGCGTTTGATCTGTTCCCTTTTGAGGTGTGGGCCAAGCTGAATGCGGCTTTCTGGCGTAAGCCGGATCTGGAGCAGTTGTGCTACGGCGATCCATCCGGCGATGCGCGTCTGCGCGCGATGATCGCCGCCTATCTGCGCAGTTCGCGCGGCATGCAGTGCTCGCCTGAACAAATAGTGATCACCAGCGGCGCACAACAAGGCATTAGCCTTTGTGCACAGTTGCTGGTGGAGCCGGGCGATGGCGTGGCGATCGAGAATCCGGGCTACCGCGCGGCCGGTCATGCGTTTGCCGTGGCGGGCGCTCGTTTGCACGGGATTGCCGTGGACGAAGAGGGTATGGACTGCTCGGCGCTGGCGGCCACCGGGAATTGTCGCGTGGCCTATGTGACGCCCTCGCATCAATACCCCACCGGCGTGGTGATGAGTCTGGCGCGACGCCTCGAGCTGCTCGCCTGGGCCGAGCGCAGCCAGGGCTGGATCGTCGAGGATGACTACGATGGCGAATACCGCTACACCGGTGCGCCGCTGGCACCCTTGGCGGCACTCGATCGCCAGGGACGAGTGTTGTATGTCGGCACCTTTGGCAAGGTTGCCTTTCCGGCGTTGCGCCTCGGTTATCTGGTGTTGCCCCCGGCATTGGTCGATGCATTTTCGCAACGCCGGGCGGTGGATGTCCGGCATTCCGAGGTGAGTACCCAGGCGGTGATGGCTGAGTTCATGGCGGCCGGGCATTTCCAGCGGCATATCCGACGCATGCGCCGTGCCGCTCTTAGTCGTCGCAATACCTTGCTCGACGGCTGGCCGACCGCCATTCCCGGAGTGGGCGATTTACCCGCCGTCTCGGCCGGACTGCACTTGACTGTGGCGGTCGACAGCATCGAACGCGAGCAGCAGTTGATTGCGACGGCTGCGCACGTCGATGTAGAGATCAACGGCTTGAGCAGTTACTGGCTGCCCGATTCTACAACGCCGCTGGATCAGCGCGCGGGGCTGGTTCTGGGCTTCGCTGCGGTACCTGAACCGGCAATCAAAGCGGCACTGACTCGGTTGCGGCAGGCGTGGCAGGTGTAA
- a CDS encoding FMN-binding negative transcriptional regulator: MYTPRAFAIEDLSQLHELILATRLAILVTHGENGLQASHVPVLLHCEQGEYGTLYGHLARANPQWKDLRDGAEAMLIFAGADAYVSPGFYPSKAEHGKVVPTWNYIAVHAYGHAETFSDGGRLLDIVSTLTDRHEAGRAQPWSVADAPADYIDGMLKAIVGFAIPIDRLEGKRKLSQNRSAEDIAGVREGLAASPEINDQTLARLMR; the protein is encoded by the coding sequence ATGTACACGCCACGCGCCTTTGCCATCGAAGACCTGTCCCAACTGCACGAACTGATTCTCGCCACCCGCCTCGCCATTCTGGTGACTCACGGCGAAAACGGCCTGCAAGCCAGCCATGTGCCTGTGCTGCTGCATTGCGAACAGGGCGAGTACGGCACGCTGTACGGGCACCTGGCCCGCGCCAATCCACAGTGGAAAGACTTGCGCGACGGCGCCGAAGCCATGCTGATCTTCGCCGGCGCCGATGCCTACGTCAGCCCGGGCTTTTATCCGAGCAAGGCCGAGCACGGCAAAGTCGTGCCGACCTGGAACTACATCGCCGTGCACGCCTATGGCCATGCCGAAACCTTCAGCGATGGCGGACGCCTGCTCGATATTGTCAGCACCCTCACCGACCGTCATGAGGCCGGCCGCGCCCAGCCGTGGTCAGTCGCCGACGCGCCTGCCGATTACATCGACGGCATGCTCAAAGCGATTGTCGGTTTTGCCATTCCCATCGACCGGCTCGAAGGCAAGCGCAAACTCAGCCAGAACCGCAGCGCCGAAGACATTGCCGGCGTGCGCGAAGGCCTGGCGGCCAGCCCGGAAATCAATGATCAAACCCTCGCCCGATTGATGCGCTAA
- a CDS encoding GNAT family N-acetyltransferase encodes MSQIDIRPVSADDHTAWLPLWQAYLRFYNTELPQAVTESSWQRFLDPSEPTHAALAWADGKAVGMVHFIYHRSNWSIENSCYLQDLLVIPETRGTGVGRLLIEHVYATAKADGCCKVHWLTHETNATAIQLYERIAERPGFIQFRKAL; translated from the coding sequence ATGAGTCAGATCGACATTCGCCCGGTCAGCGCCGACGACCACACCGCGTGGCTGCCGCTGTGGCAGGCTTACCTGCGTTTCTACAACACCGAACTGCCGCAAGCTGTGACGGAAAGTAGCTGGCAGCGTTTTCTCGACCCGAGCGAGCCAACCCACGCAGCATTGGCGTGGGCCGACGGTAAAGCCGTGGGCATGGTGCATTTCATCTACCATCGCTCGAACTGGAGCATCGAAAACTCCTGCTACCTTCAAGACCTGCTGGTGATACCCGAAACCCGCGGCACCGGCGTCGGCCGCCTGTTGATCGAACACGTTTACGCCACGGCCAAGGCTGACGGCTGCTGCAAAGTGCACTGGCTGACCCACGAAACCAACGCCACCGCGATCCAGCTCTACGAGCGCATCGCCGAACGCCCCGGCTTCATCCAGTTTCGCAAAGCCCTTTAA